In Chanodichthys erythropterus isolate Z2021 chromosome 9, ASM2448905v1, whole genome shotgun sequence, a genomic segment contains:
- the acsbg2 gene encoding long-chain-fatty-acid--CoA ligase ACSBG2 isoform X1: MHLTACEPTAMSTALVMDHPGDSSLLQSCGTADSLASLEDAIAESTANESSEEESACAREEQSKTKAEQSLHTESGATPRPDSLSLPAKGTEFWTTCRDGEVKLRMGESGPEAEPAMTVNQLFSSTVQRFGSYAALGWKEGEQWKSMTYSEYYKSCRTAAKSFLKLGLERYHGVGILGFNSAEWFIADIGAILAGGFAVGIYTTNSPEACQYVAENCQANILVVENHKQLQKILQVQDKLPHLKAIIQYKDELKEKKPNLYTWAEFMELGRDEPDTQLDEIISSQKPNQCCTLIYTSGTTGQPKGVMLSHDNLTWTAFATGRDVSLTDADKLQEVVVSYLPLSHIAAQMIDIWLPIKAGGVTYFAQPDALKGSLANTLREIRPTAFMGVPRVWEKMQEKMKSIGAKSSTVRRKVASWAKDVGLQTNLNKLELNGNLSRKPLNYRLAKRLVFRKVRKALGLDRCTRCYTGAAPITKDTLEFFLSLDIPLFELYGMSESSGPHTISLPDAFRLTSCGKVIPGCQTKIFSPDADGNGEICFWGRHVFMGYLNMPDKTEEALDADGWLHSGDLGKHDQNDFLFITGRIKELIITAGGENIPPVPIEDAVKEAIPLISNAMLIGDKRKFLSMLLTIKCQVNSETGAPEDELTPEAVELCRKLGSNATRVSEIAGGRDRAVNAAIQDGITRVNEKATSNAQRIQKWTVLDQDFSILGGELGPTMKLKRPVVMKMYKDQIESFYKEVVTPTTPDNPLPPK, translated from the exons ATGCACT TGACTGCGTGTGAACCTACGGCCATGTCCACAGCCTTAGTGATGGACCATCCAGGGGATTCAAGCCTCCTCCAGTCCTGTGGAACAGCAGATAGTCTCGCCTCCCTGGAAGATGCCATCGCTGAATCTACAGCCAA TGAGTCATCAGAGGAGGAATCAGCATGTGCCAGAGAAGAGCAATCTAAGACCAAAGCTGAACAGAGTTTGCACACAGAATCAG GTGCCACCCCTCGTCCCGATTCCCTATCCTTGCCAGCTAAGGGCACAGAGTTCTGGACCACGTGCAGGGATGGGGAGGTGAAGCTCAGAATGGGTGAGTCCGGCCCTGAGGCTGAACCCGCCATGACTGTGAACCAGTTGTTCTCCTCTACCGTCCAGCGTTTCGGCAGCTACGCCGCTCTGGGCTGGAAAGAGGGAGAGCAGTGGAAATCCATGACCTACAGCGAGTACTACAAGTCTTGCCGCACTGCTGCCAAGAGCTTTCTCAAG CTCGGTCTGGAGCGCTACCACGGTGTAGGTATCCTCGGGTTCAACTCAGCCGAGTGGTTTATTGCTGACATCGGGGCTATTTTAGCTGG GGGGTTTGCTGTGGGTATCTACACCACTAACTCCCCTGAGGCGTGCCAGTATGTGGCGGAGAACTGCCAGGCCAACATCCTTGTGGTGGAAAACCACAAACAGCTGCAGAAGATCTTACAG GTCCAGGACAAATTACCGCACCTAAAAGCCATTATCCAGTACAAAGACGAGCTGAAAGAGAAAAAGCCCAATCTCTACACG TGGGCTGAGTTTATGGAGCTGGGCCGCGACGAGCCTGACACTCAGCTCGATGAAATCATCAGCTCCCAGAAACCCAATCAGTGCTGCACTCTGATCTACACATCCGGAACCACAGGCCAGCCGAAGGGAGTCATGCTTAGTCACGACAAT CTGACATGGACAGCATTTGCAACAGGCCGAGATGTGAGTCTTACAGATGCAGATAAGTTACAGGAAGTTGTCGTGAGCTACCTGCCACTCAGTCATATTGCTGCACAGATGATTGACATCTGGCTTCCCATAAAAGCAGGAGGAGTCACGTACTTTGCACAGCCTGATGCTCTAAAG GGTTCTTTGGCTAACACCCTACGTGAGATTCGCCCTACTGCGTTCATGGGTGTCCCGCGAGTGTGGGAGAAGATGCAAGAAAAGATGAAGTCAATAGGAGCCAAATCATCCACCGTGCGCCGGAAGGTGGCGTCTTGGGCCAAAGACGTGGGCCTGCAGACCAACCTCAACAAATTGGAGct TAACGGCAACCTGTCCAGAAAGCCACTGAACTATCGGTTGGCAAAGCGTCTGGTGTTCCGGAAGGTTCGGAAAGCACTCGGGCTGGATCGCTGTACAAGGTGCTACACCGGAGCGGCTCCCATTACCAAAGACACGCTGGAGTTTTTCCTCAGTCTGGACATTCCTCTCTTTGAACTCTACGGCATGAGCGAGAGCTCCGGACCGCACACCATATCACTGCCTGACGCCTTCAGACTCACCAG CTGTGGAAAAGTGATTCCAGGCTGTCAGACAAAGATCTTCAGCCCCGATGCCGATGGGAATGGAGAGATTTGTTTTTGGGGTCGTCATGTGTTCATGGGATACCTGAACATGCCCGATAAAACCGAAGAGGCTCTGGATGCAGATGGCTGGTTGCACTCGGGAGACCTCGGCAAACACGACCAAAATGACTTCCTGTTCATCACTGGCCGCATTAAAG AACTAATCATCACAGCTGGAGGTGAAAATATTCCCCCAGTGCCCATTGAGGATGCAGTTAAAGAGGCCATTCCGCTCATCAGCAATGCCATGCTTATCGGAGACAAGAGAAAGTTCCTCTCCATGCTGCTCACAATTAAG TGTCAGGTAAACAGCGAAACAGGAGCCCCTGAAGACGAACTGACTCCTGAGGCGGTGGAATTGTGTCGTAAACTCGGCAGCAACGCCACTCGAGTCAGCGAGATCGCCGGTGGGCGTGACCGCGCCGTTAACGCGGCTATTCAAGACGGCATCACCCGCGTCAATGAGAAAGCCACCTCTAACGCTCAGCGCATCCAGAAATGGACCGTGTTGGATCAGGATTTCTCTATCCTTGGAGGAGAGCTGG GGCCCACGATGAAGCTCAAGAGGCCCGTGGTCATGAAGATGTACAAAGACCAAATTGAGAGCTTTTACAAAGAAGTCGTGACCCCAACCACCCCAGACAACCCTCTGCCGCCTAAATAG
- the acsbg2 gene encoding long-chain-fatty-acid--CoA ligase ACSBG2 isoform X2: protein MSTALVMDHPGDSSLLQSCGTADSLASLEDAIAESTANESSEEESACAREEQSKTKAEQSLHTESGATPRPDSLSLPAKGTEFWTTCRDGEVKLRMGESGPEAEPAMTVNQLFSSTVQRFGSYAALGWKEGEQWKSMTYSEYYKSCRTAAKSFLKLGLERYHGVGILGFNSAEWFIADIGAILAGGFAVGIYTTNSPEACQYVAENCQANILVVENHKQLQKILQVQDKLPHLKAIIQYKDELKEKKPNLYTWAEFMELGRDEPDTQLDEIISSQKPNQCCTLIYTSGTTGQPKGVMLSHDNLTWTAFATGRDVSLTDADKLQEVVVSYLPLSHIAAQMIDIWLPIKAGGVTYFAQPDALKGSLANTLREIRPTAFMGVPRVWEKMQEKMKSIGAKSSTVRRKVASWAKDVGLQTNLNKLELNGNLSRKPLNYRLAKRLVFRKVRKALGLDRCTRCYTGAAPITKDTLEFFLSLDIPLFELYGMSESSGPHTISLPDAFRLTSCGKVIPGCQTKIFSPDADGNGEICFWGRHVFMGYLNMPDKTEEALDADGWLHSGDLGKHDQNDFLFITGRIKELIITAGGENIPPVPIEDAVKEAIPLISNAMLIGDKRKFLSMLLTIKCQVNSETGAPEDELTPEAVELCRKLGSNATRVSEIAGGRDRAVNAAIQDGITRVNEKATSNAQRIQKWTVLDQDFSILGGELGPTMKLKRPVVMKMYKDQIESFYKEVVTPTTPDNPLPPK, encoded by the exons ATGTCCACAGCCTTAGTGATGGACCATCCAGGGGATTCAAGCCTCCTCCAGTCCTGTGGAACAGCAGATAGTCTCGCCTCCCTGGAAGATGCCATCGCTGAATCTACAGCCAA TGAGTCATCAGAGGAGGAATCAGCATGTGCCAGAGAAGAGCAATCTAAGACCAAAGCTGAACAGAGTTTGCACACAGAATCAG GTGCCACCCCTCGTCCCGATTCCCTATCCTTGCCAGCTAAGGGCACAGAGTTCTGGACCACGTGCAGGGATGGGGAGGTGAAGCTCAGAATGGGTGAGTCCGGCCCTGAGGCTGAACCCGCCATGACTGTGAACCAGTTGTTCTCCTCTACCGTCCAGCGTTTCGGCAGCTACGCCGCTCTGGGCTGGAAAGAGGGAGAGCAGTGGAAATCCATGACCTACAGCGAGTACTACAAGTCTTGCCGCACTGCTGCCAAGAGCTTTCTCAAG CTCGGTCTGGAGCGCTACCACGGTGTAGGTATCCTCGGGTTCAACTCAGCCGAGTGGTTTATTGCTGACATCGGGGCTATTTTAGCTGG GGGGTTTGCTGTGGGTATCTACACCACTAACTCCCCTGAGGCGTGCCAGTATGTGGCGGAGAACTGCCAGGCCAACATCCTTGTGGTGGAAAACCACAAACAGCTGCAGAAGATCTTACAG GTCCAGGACAAATTACCGCACCTAAAAGCCATTATCCAGTACAAAGACGAGCTGAAAGAGAAAAAGCCCAATCTCTACACG TGGGCTGAGTTTATGGAGCTGGGCCGCGACGAGCCTGACACTCAGCTCGATGAAATCATCAGCTCCCAGAAACCCAATCAGTGCTGCACTCTGATCTACACATCCGGAACCACAGGCCAGCCGAAGGGAGTCATGCTTAGTCACGACAAT CTGACATGGACAGCATTTGCAACAGGCCGAGATGTGAGTCTTACAGATGCAGATAAGTTACAGGAAGTTGTCGTGAGCTACCTGCCACTCAGTCATATTGCTGCACAGATGATTGACATCTGGCTTCCCATAAAAGCAGGAGGAGTCACGTACTTTGCACAGCCTGATGCTCTAAAG GGTTCTTTGGCTAACACCCTACGTGAGATTCGCCCTACTGCGTTCATGGGTGTCCCGCGAGTGTGGGAGAAGATGCAAGAAAAGATGAAGTCAATAGGAGCCAAATCATCCACCGTGCGCCGGAAGGTGGCGTCTTGGGCCAAAGACGTGGGCCTGCAGACCAACCTCAACAAATTGGAGct TAACGGCAACCTGTCCAGAAAGCCACTGAACTATCGGTTGGCAAAGCGTCTGGTGTTCCGGAAGGTTCGGAAAGCACTCGGGCTGGATCGCTGTACAAGGTGCTACACCGGAGCGGCTCCCATTACCAAAGACACGCTGGAGTTTTTCCTCAGTCTGGACATTCCTCTCTTTGAACTCTACGGCATGAGCGAGAGCTCCGGACCGCACACCATATCACTGCCTGACGCCTTCAGACTCACCAG CTGTGGAAAAGTGATTCCAGGCTGTCAGACAAAGATCTTCAGCCCCGATGCCGATGGGAATGGAGAGATTTGTTTTTGGGGTCGTCATGTGTTCATGGGATACCTGAACATGCCCGATAAAACCGAAGAGGCTCTGGATGCAGATGGCTGGTTGCACTCGGGAGACCTCGGCAAACACGACCAAAATGACTTCCTGTTCATCACTGGCCGCATTAAAG AACTAATCATCACAGCTGGAGGTGAAAATATTCCCCCAGTGCCCATTGAGGATGCAGTTAAAGAGGCCATTCCGCTCATCAGCAATGCCATGCTTATCGGAGACAAGAGAAAGTTCCTCTCCATGCTGCTCACAATTAAG TGTCAGGTAAACAGCGAAACAGGAGCCCCTGAAGACGAACTGACTCCTGAGGCGGTGGAATTGTGTCGTAAACTCGGCAGCAACGCCACTCGAGTCAGCGAGATCGCCGGTGGGCGTGACCGCGCCGTTAACGCGGCTATTCAAGACGGCATCACCCGCGTCAATGAGAAAGCCACCTCTAACGCTCAGCGCATCCAGAAATGGACCGTGTTGGATCAGGATTTCTCTATCCTTGGAGGAGAGCTGG GGCCCACGATGAAGCTCAAGAGGCCCGTGGTCATGAAGATGTACAAAGACCAAATTGAGAGCTTTTACAAAGAAGTCGTGACCCCAACCACCCCAGACAACCCTCTGCCGCCTAAATAG